The genomic region AAAATCGAGCGGTGTTTACTGTTTTAAACGCGATTATTAACATCTTTCGTTCCATCCCATTTATTATATTACTTGTTGCCATTTTGCCAGTTACAAGATTAATAGTTGGAACTTCAATTGGAACGGCAGCTGCCGTTGTACCACTTGTCTTTTTTACTGGTCCATACATAGCCCGTCTAGTAGAAAGTAGTTTACATGACGTAAACAAAGGTGTCATTGAAGCGGCAACAGCGATGGGGGCGACCAACTGGCAAATCATTTGGCGGGTATATTTACCGGAAGCATTAAGTTCTATCGCATTAAACATTACCATTGCAACAATTGGGCTCGTTGGAGCTTCTGCAATGGCAGGGTTTGTTGGTGGTGGGGGCTTAGGGGATCTCGCCATCTCATACGGTTACCAACGATTTGAAACAAATGTCATGATTACAACGGTCGTATTACTCGTTGTCATCGTTCAAATTGTTCAAACAATAGGAAATTATTTATCAAAAAGATTAAGAAGATTATAACTAAACAGGAGGAAAAAACATGAAAAAACTTATCGGATTTCTATCAATTTTATTCGTATTAGCATTAGCGGGGTGTGGATCATCTGCATCTGGGGATGAAAACAAGGTTGTGAAAATAGGTCTAAACGGTTCCGGATTCCCAATATGGGAAAAGATTGAAGAGCTAGCAGCTGAAGAAGGCATTGAGTTAGATTTAGTAGAATTTGCTGATTATGTACGACCAAACTTAGCATTGGCTGACGGTGATGTTGATTTAAACGCATTCCAAACGGTATCATATTTTGACTCGTTTATTGAAGAACATAACTTAGATTTAGCTCCTGTAGCTACGACGTTAATTGCTCCTATGGGAATTTACTCTGAGAAATATGAGGATGTTACAAATATTCCAAATGGAGCAAAGGTTGCATTACCGAAAGAAGCAACGAATATGGGGCGTGCATTACTTTTACTAGAAGCAGCAGGGTTAATTGAATTACCAGATGATTTCGATGGAAATGGATCAATTGAAAAAATCGCAGCTAATCCAAAAGAATTAGACTTTGAACCGATTGTTGCGGCGCAAACTCCACGTGTACTTCCGGATGTTGCCATCTCAATTATTAACAACGGTGTGGCGGTAGAGGCTGGTTTCACGCCTGTCGAAGATGCCATCTTTATTGAAGATGATACAGCAACACCTTATATTAATATCATAGCAGCAAGAGCAGAAGAAGTTGATAATGAGACATATCAAAAAATTGCTAACATTTATCAGCAGGAAGTAGTAGCCCAACATATCCGTGACGTTTATAGTGATTCATTAATTCCAACATTTGTACCTTTAGATCAAATCGGCTGGTAATAGGAGAGTTATAATATGACAACTGCTTTGTTAGAAAGTTCAATCGTAAATTTTATTGAAGAACATAAAGACGAGTATATTCAAACGAGTCATTCTATTCATGAAAATCCGGAGATAGGAAATGAAGAAGTGTACGCTTCCTCTCTCCTCCGGAGCCTTCTTCAAAAAAATGGCTTTGAAGTAGATGTAAACATCCCTGAGCATGAAACTGCGTTTCTTGCAAGGATACGTTCATCTAAACCCGGGCCGAAGATCGGCTTTTTAGCAGAATATGATGCACTACCTGGTTTAGGTCATGCTTGTGGTCATAACATTATTGGTACTACATCTGTTCTCGCAGCGATTTCCTTAGCGACGCACTTAGAGGAAATTGGCGGAGAAGTCGTCGTTTTAGGGACGCCGGCAGAAGAAGGCGGTCCGAACGGTAGTGCAAAAGGGACATTTGTACGCCACGGATTAGTTCAAGATTTAGATGCATGTATGATGATCCACCCTCAAGGTCGAACATGTGGATCAAGTCCTACATTAGCAGTTGACCCGGTTGATTTTGAGTTTTTCGGCAAGCCTGCTCATGCGGCGGTAATTCCAGAGGCGGGAATTAACGCACTTGATAGCGTTATTCAACTGTATAATGGCGT from Salirhabdus salicampi harbors:
- a CDS encoding methionine ABC transporter permease; the encoded protein is MEVDLIQFAPRIWEATVETLQMVSIALALASLIGFPLGIALVVTKANGLMENRAVFTVLNAIINIFRSIPFIILLVAILPVTRLIVGTSIGTAAAVVPLVFFTGPYIARLVESSLHDVNKGVIEAATAMGATNWQIIWRVYLPEALSSIALNITIATIGLVGASAMAGFVGGGGLGDLAISYGYQRFETNVMITTVVLLVVIVQIVQTIGNYLSKRLRRL
- a CDS encoding MetQ/NlpA family ABC transporter substrate-binding protein is translated as MKKLIGFLSILFVLALAGCGSSASGDENKVVKIGLNGSGFPIWEKIEELAAEEGIELDLVEFADYVRPNLALADGDVDLNAFQTVSYFDSFIEEHNLDLAPVATTLIAPMGIYSEKYEDVTNIPNGAKVALPKEATNMGRALLLLEAAGLIELPDDFDGNGSIEKIAANPKELDFEPIVAAQTPRVLPDVAISIINNGVAVEAGFTPVEDAIFIEDDTATPYINIIAARAEEVDNETYQKIANIYQQEVVAQHIRDVYSDSLIPTFVPLDQIGW
- a CDS encoding M20 family metallopeptidase produces the protein MTTALLESSIVNFIEEHKDEYIQTSHSIHENPEIGNEEVYASSLLRSLLQKNGFEVDVNIPEHETAFLARIRSSKPGPKIGFLAEYDALPGLGHACGHNIIGTTSVLAAISLATHLEEIGGEVVVLGTPAEEGGPNGSAKGTFVRHGLVQDLDACMMIHPQGRTCGSSPTLAVDPVDFEFFGKPAHAAVIPEAGINALDSVIQLYNGVNALRQHVTDDVRIHGIILDGGEAPNIVPEYARARFFIRAATRKACDKVTKKVEEIAKGAALMTGATYKMKRIQNGVDDFKVTPRFEQLFRKKIEALGEQYKVERKGIGSTDAGNVSQVVPTIHPFIKIGPEDLVPHTEAFREAAKSEQGDHALVTGAKGLALTALDLFVQPELLQQIKEEHQQV